The genomic interval CCAGAGCGGCACGGCGTCGCTCTACAACTGGTTCGCGGTGCTGCGCTCGGACGGGGCGGGCCGGATGGCCGGCTTCATCCCCGACGGCCAGCTCTGCTCGGGCGGCACCGGGGGCCCGTACAACTTCACCGGCTTCAACCTGCCGCGCAACGACTTCCCGGTCACCCACCTGACCGCGGGCCGGCAGATCGAGGTGAAGTACAACAACTGGGCCAAGCACCCCGGCACGTTCCGCATGTACATCACCAAGGACAGCTGGAGCCCGACCCGGGCCCTGGCCTGGAGCGACCTGGAGTCGACGCCGTTCGACACGGTGACCAACCCGCCGGACCGCGGCGGGCCCGGTTCCGACGAGGGGCACTACTACTGGAACGCGACGCTGCCGTCGGGCAAGAGCGGACGCCACCTGATCTACTCGGTGTGGCAGCGCTCGGACAGCAACGAGACGTTCTACAACTGCTCCGACGTCGTCTTCGACGGCGGCAACGGTGAGGTGACCGGGATCGGCGGTGGCACCACCACGCCGCCCACGACCCCGCCGACGACGCCACCCACCACTGCGCCCACGACGCCTCCGACGACCCCGCCGACCTCACCGCCGGCGGGCGGATCCGGCTGCTCCGCGATGTTCAACATCTCGAGCACCTGGAACGGGGGCTTCCAGGCCGAGGTCATGGTGCACGCCGGAACGGCCGCCATCAACAAGTGGACGGTGTCGTGGACCTGGCCGGGCTCGCAGAGCCTGACCCAGGCCTGGAACGGCACAGCCAGCAGCAGCGGCTCGATGGTGTCGGTCAAGAACGCGAGCTACAACGGCACGGTGGCTTCCGGCCAGCACACCACGTTCGGCCTGCTGGGCAACGGCACCCCACCCGCCTCGGTGAACAACCTGTCCTGTTCGACCGCCTGACCTGACTCGCTGGAGTAGGAGAAACCGGCGGCGGCGCTCCCTGGCGCCGCCGCCGGTTCAGCGGTCCGTGCGCAGGCCGCGGAGGACGAAGTCGAGGCGGCGGCGGTAGTCGTCGCGGGTCTGGCGGTCACAGGCGCGGACGATGACGCCCCGTTCGAGAATCAGGTATCTCAGGTCCTCGCTCGTGATGTCGTCGCGGACCACGCCGGCGGCCTGGGCGTCGGAGAGCAGCCGGGCGCCGAAGTGGCAGGCGCGTTCGAACAGGGTGGTCAGTGGCTCGGAGTCGGGCAGCACCCGCATCAGGACGTCGTTGGCGGCGGGCTCGTCGTACTGCAGGAGCCACGTACGCAGCAGGTACTCCTCGAAACGCAGCAACGGGCCGTCCAGGGCGTCGACAGCGTCGATGATGCCGGCGATGCGGGCGGCCACGAGATCGTCCACGACCGCATCGATCAGGCCGGTGCGGCTCCCGAAACGGTGGTAGATCGTGCCCTTGCTGACCCCGGCGACCCGAGCCACCTCGTCCAGCGGCGTGGTCAGGCCGCCGGTGCGGAACACGTCGAGGGCCGCGCGGCGGATGCCCTCGACGTTGCGCCGTGCGTCGGCTCTCATGCCGGCCTCACGCGGGGGCGGCGGCGCGGTCCTGCCAGGTGACGTCGAGCGCCCGGCGGAACAGCTCGACCGGCTGGGCGCCCGACACGGCCCGCTTGTTGTCGAAGACGAAGAACGGCACGCCGCTGATGCCGAGCTGCCGGGCCTGCGCGAGGTCGGCCCGGATGTCTTTCTCGTACGCCTTGGCGCGCAGCGCCTCGAGGGCGGCGGCGCGGTCGAGACCCAGCTCGGCGGCGAGGCCGGCCAGCACGTCGTGGTCGGCCAGGTTGAGCCCCTCGGTGAACTCGGCCCGGAACAGGCGGTCGACCATCGTCAGTTCCCGACCGTGTTCCTTGGCCAGGTGGATCATCCGGTGCGCGTCCAGCGTGTTGACCATCATGGCGGTCTCGAACTTGTAGTCGAGGCCGGACTGGGCGCCCCGCGCGGCGAGC from Paractinoplanes brasiliensis carries:
- a CDS encoding lytic polysaccharide monooxygenase auxiliary activity family 9 protein — translated: MRKRLLMYAMAGLLAAGVGAVVSQGPAQAHGAMMVPGSRTWLCYQDGRNPQTGAIEPKNPACAAAVAQSGTASLYNWFAVLRSDGAGRMAGFIPDGQLCSGGTGGPYNFTGFNLPRNDFPVTHLTAGRQIEVKYNNWAKHPGTFRMYITKDSWSPTRALAWSDLESTPFDTVTNPPDRGGPGSDEGHYYWNATLPSGKSGRHLIYSVWQRSDSNETFYNCSDVVFDGGNGEVTGIGGGTTTPPTTPPTTPPTTAPTTPPTTPPTSPPAGGSGCSAMFNISSTWNGGFQAEVMVHAGTAAINKWTVSWTWPGSQSLTQAWNGTASSSGSMVSVKNASYNGTVASGQHTTFGLLGNGTPPASVNNLSCSTA
- a CDS encoding TetR/AcrR family transcriptional regulator, producing MRADARRNVEGIRRAALDVFRTGGLTTPLDEVARVAGVSKGTIYHRFGSRTGLIDAVVDDLVAARIAGIIDAVDALDGPLLRFEEYLLRTWLLQYDEPAANDVLMRVLPDSEPLTTLFERACHFGARLLSDAQAAGVVRDDITSEDLRYLILERGVIVRACDRQTRDDYRRRLDFVLRGLRTDR
- a CDS encoding DsbA family oxidoreductase gives rise to the protein MSAGVFGRAAEPVVIDVWSDVVCPFCYLGNAVLKEAIEQFPHGSSVEVRYHSFQLNPGFPAGDAVLADDYLARSYGMPKAQIEGSHAQLAARGAQSGLDYKFETAMMVNTLDAHRMIHLAKEHGRELTMVDRLFRAEFTEGLNLADHDVLAGLAAELGLDRAAALEALRAKAYEKDIRADLAQARQLGISGVPFFVFDNKRAVSGAQPVELFRRALDVTWQDRAAAPA